The window GACCGACACGACAATAAAACAGACTGTGAAGTGGAATTCTATACTGCACAATCTTATTACAACTCAACATCTGAACTGTGCTCTGTAAATTTTGAGTGCCAATGATGTTTTTTATAGCTAATAATCAACCAACTAATGAACAATGCCAGTGTATACACACAAACGGACTTTGAAACATAAGAAACCCAATGTTACttttagctttttttttcaaaccaaattATAAAAACCGCTTCTACCAAATCCCTAGACCAGTTTGTATAATCTTTTACATTTTTAGGCAAAATGAACGTGTCTGTAACTGCAGACATCCGTTTTGAATAGCTTTTGAATCACAAATGCGTATAATCGATCGAGATGCACAAATAAAGCTTTAATGCTAACATTAATGAACGTATGCTTCATAATTGTTATTCATTAGTATAAATTTTGTAGATCCATTGCTAATCACTATCTACATTAGATATATGTGACGGTTTTACATATGCAAAAATAACATTCAGATATTTCCCATCCCGAAAAATCCGACTTTTTTATACTCCGAAGTTTTTGCAAACATATCTCGTGTAAATAGTGATAACAACTAGGGTAACGATTTTATGTAGAAGGCTACAATCAATCATACAATGCAGTTTAGCTAGTAAGAAACCTTTATAAGTATTTGTTATAGTTTTAATAAATGTGAACATTAATCAAAACGTATTCTTCACTGTGATTCAATGCATAATTTTCTTAATAACATAATTCGAGAGTCTGGTAATGACATACAAAGTGGGATGAAAGTCCAAGTTAACGATAAATTTCAACGTCGGCATGTGTAAAATCAACTATGTATTCAGGTAAGTCgttcatttattattgaaaaaggTTTCATTCGAGttttacatatacatgcatgcaaagtgaaataaaatgaaggtGATCAGGTCTATTGATGCTTGTAATCTGCAAAGTAATAACTAAAATTCCTTGCACCTAAATTGTTTTGAATGACAtttattaatatatgtatacttaaaATTCAAGCATTTCTGATATATGTGTAGCAAACAGAATATACGACTTTCGGAAGATGTCACTTTTTCCACGAGGCGGAATTTTTGGACATAGAGTTGAAGTATAAATTTTGCGACCGAAAGTAAATGAACATCCTAAATTTTGGGTcactaattttattattcttttttttacacttttacTATTCGTTTTAGTTTACTTCTTCGTACATTTTCTCTCAAAATTTCCTCATCATCAGTTTATGCTTCGAATATTTGTATTGCTATAGTGAATCAGTTTTCATTATTTAGAAGATTCCAGTTcatacttttcaaatttcatatttcctaagaataaattattacggtttcaattgaataattgatttgacACTGTAATGCAAACAACAAATTCTCCTAGTTTCGGTAGAGAACTCATTATCTACCGAAATTAATTTATGAACTTTAATAATTGTATCATGATATTGTGACACCTCATTACGGTGTTAAAGGTAATTGTAAGCGTCTAAACAATGGAATTATACACACATTTAAACAtatgaaattgtaaataatacaAGGATAAAAACGGGTTTTGTATTATAAagatgatcaaaatttttttaataggATCTGCTGATTTATGTAATATTCTTAAGATACCTGAGAACTGAGCTTTAGAACACTCACCCTTACGCAAACCTTATCAGAGatttaatattacattatgtataataatgtacatcttgattttccatcttttaattgataattttaatgCTTCGTCTTTGATATGCTCGTCCTGAAAATCGTTATATGAGAACATTACCACCAGTCTATCCATGCCTTCAAATTCTAAGTGAATATCTTTGTGCACAACATATCATAATATGATGCATTGAAATTATTACCTACACCAAGTTATTGGAGGAAGAATTTTCTATCACACATCAATTATTGGAATGTACCGAAACTTTTCACGcaatataaaattgtattaaCCAAGTTATTTCCCATGAAGCATATTGTGTAAAACTTACGTTTGCAACTGCTTGCTGCCACTCAGCACAATGTATGGAGATTGTGTTTCTTTTTGCTTAGCTTGCAATAGATTAAGTGTACCTAGTGGAGTATCAGTAGAAGACATCCGCTTCATCAATACTTCTTGCTCAGATTTCTTCATTCTCTTTTCCACCTAGTTATAAAAAGTATTAACAATTCATGGCATGAAATTATCATTGATTCATCAATGAtcagaatatacatatataattatattacgtaTTGCATTCAAAATCGGGTAACTAGCAGATTTATTGCAGCGCTACAAAATAGTAAcgattataaatgaaattctgAATTGACATTTcctattataaatttataaagcTTAATATCATTAGCATGCATTGTTCTACATAAAtagattaaaatatttttcaatataccTTGTTCTTCCCAGGACCTTTACCATGAAATTTATGAGAAAGATATCGGAATGCTTCCTTGGCACTCAAAACGTGTCCATCATCGTCGATATATTCCAACTTGACATTGGGCTTAAATCCGTCTCGTTCTTTGAATTCGGAAGTTGGTCCATTAAACCTATCTCTTCTGCCAAACTTGTCATCATCCCTgcatttataaaataattaattgatcagAATCTTCTGAAAACAGTTACATTCAAAACAAATTAAATGGGTAAAAGTgtacaaagaaaagaaaaaaaaaaaaaaactgaaaataatagtatattggtttaaaataatgattattgttttatttttttatctttgagaaaattcgaatgtattataatatcaaatatagtACTTACCCATAAGTTTTATCTTCAATAGAATAATTTTGTGCCTGTAAATGAGCAAAACGGGATGCAGAAGGTCTGTTAGTATCCTCTTTTTGTAAATAACCTTTACTCATTGCAAGTCTTAGAGCACCGCCTACACCCTGTCCAAGCGATGGTTCTGCATCCAAAATTGCAGCCTCCAGTGTTATTGGCTCAGCTGCAGCTTCATCTTTGAGGTATGGGTAAATTTTgagattttattgaaatactGATAAGGCATAAAGATAGTTCataattaaacaattatcAGGAAAGGAAGTAGAACGTTAGTGAAGTAAATGCATTTTTACCTATTTTTACTGTATTCCAAGCTCCACGGCCATCAGCATCTTCTCCATCATCTACCGTTTCATCTTTGATCCCCTCAGCCTCAAAGTCCTGATCAACATGATGAACTGTTGCAATACTTGTTATGCATTGAAAGATTTTGAGTAGATAAATAATTACTAGAAACACGTTACCATGAGTTCTTGAACATTTTCTTCCCTGTTTCCAGCAAGCCCGTAAGTTGGAATGTCTCCTAATGTTCTACAAAATTCAGCAGTCGCATTGAGTACAATATTACCAACTTGATTGTCATTTGAATTGTCAATttcttgttttattgtttGAGCAACTTTTTCTACCCCAGTTTGACGTGCTAGTTTCACACGTTGTGCTTTTTTCAATGCCAACTGCCATTCGAGTTCTCTGTCATCATCTTCAATTTTAACACCCGACAAGTCTTCACTTGTATCTAAATTCCAAGGAAAATGTAATTGATGTAAATTAGATTAAAGGAAGTAGGGAttatattgttgaaaaataaatttactttcTGTATCATCGACATCCATAACAAGATTTTCAGGATCCTCAtgatcctttttttctttatgtcTTGAATTCCTTCGACTTCCTAAATCTCTGAGATAATCAGTTGTATCAGGAACAAGATCGTCTGCCTTCAACATCTTTTTCTGTCTGATTTTTCGGATCTAAAAGTTGCAATTAATATAAACCATACTCTAAACACTAAATAAAATGTtcagataattttatttttatattaagtTCCATTAATCTATTGCTTTATTTCAGTATCAAGTCAGATGATCTATTTTTTCCTATTTACCATGtttttaaaacgaaaaattatgtaGAACTGACTAAATTGTTAGAATAAGTTGCGACAAAAGGTTTACACGTTGAATActacttacttttttcttggGTTTCTTAAACTTTGCCAACTCTGCATCAGTGTAATATTCACTAGCTAACTGTAGCTCTGGCATCCTTAgtgtttccaattttttgttcgctaggcggtgttttacaatttcagtTTGTCGTTGTTTTCGTTCTTTAGCATTATCATAACCAATGGCAAAACTTTCCTTTTTCTGTCCATCTATCTCTTCATCATATTTGTCTAGAACCGTTTTCACTGGGAATCCAAACTCATCAAAATTGTCTTCATCATACGCATCGTACCCAggttttttagttttattcaaattactgCGCGAATAACGCTCTTCGTCCAGCATATTTACGTTTACTAGTACATCTTCATGCTCATCTAAAACTGCCTGATCTTTGAGTGTCAGTACAAGGGTCTTGCCCTCCTCAAAAGTATcctgtaacaaaaataattaaatttcgatTTAATCATTACatgttattaataaaataaatgcaatATTTCATGGAACATGACTATATTAAATTTACAACTGCTACATTTGAAACCCATAATAAATCCTAATTACagtaaagatttttcaattcgacaGAATATATCAAACTTACCATGTCATGTTCGACTTTGAGCCCTCGTAAATCTTTGTTCGAGTAGGCTGAACGACGTTCACTTTGAACCTCTTCCTCAACAAGAGTACCTATACCGAACTCTTCGTCCAACTGATCCAACATTTTTGCctgaataatgaaattagaAATAGTCTTTAAATGGTTAGATAATCGTGCTTGACTTTCCTACATGGAAGTTTTCAAATAcacattattaatataatacaagAGTGGTTGGC is drawn from Neodiprion fabricii isolate iyNeoFabr1 chromosome 3, iyNeoFabr1.1, whole genome shotgun sequence and contains these coding sequences:
- the LOC124177598 gene encoding U4/U6.U5 tri-snRNP-associated protein 1 — its product is MGSNKRHKTEKTRETKKKRHRSRSRSHSIEREKVDKHRHHKKHKRRERKDHDSDVEIVSAPPPPKISRIPHALTPPPPPEISRQRSASPTKGGAAQTSLSVEETNKLRAKLGLKPLETSTTSVDDPNKIKDDLGEFYHKPAPNTNDKVKTQKIKDRLNTQKEKRQIESNLSKLKTLGESDSDDDAKAWVQKNRLLQLEKKKADARAKMLDQLDEEFGIGTLVEEEVQSERRSAYSNKDLRGLKVEHDMDTFEEGKTLVLTLKDQAVLDEHEDVLVNVNMLDEERYSRSNLNKTKKPGYDAYDEDNFDEFGFPVKTVLDKYDEEIDGQKKESFAIGYDNAKERKQRQTEIVKHRLANKKLETLRMPELQLASEYYTDAELAKFKKPKKKIRKIRQKKMLKADDLVPDTTDYLRDLGSRRNSRHKEKKDHEDPENLVMDVDDTENTSEDLSGVKIEDDDRELEWQLALKKAQRVKLARQTGVEKVAQTIKQEIDNSNDNQVGNIVLNATAEFCRTLGDIPTYGLAGNREENVQELMDFEAEGIKDETVDDGEDADGRGAWNTVKIDEAAAEPITLEAAILDAEPSLGQGVGGALRLAMSKGYLQKEDTNRPSASRFAHLQAQNYSIEDKTYGDDDKFGRRDRFNGPTSEFKERDGFKPNVKLEYIDDDGHVLSAKEAFRYLSHKFHGKGPGKNKVEKRMKKSEQEVLMKRMSSTDTPLGTLNLLQAKQKETQSPYIVLSGSKQLQTTSISKTKH